In Spirosoma aureum, a single genomic region encodes these proteins:
- a CDS encoding RtcB family protein — METPILIEDILMLGPIPDHLHTTFLRVANGLIQRANYPKEKVMGLLAQMLQNPKKFAFSRNKVTNLAQSIYDLNKQGISVPLSEAGKVYLPTEPVSYVLDANEKQSEKVFDLRSGPLPYAVFGRDQIEEGALMQMETAASLPVSVAGALMPDAHQGYGLPIGGVLATEANTVIPFAVGVDIACRMCLSVFDLPPAFLNREPHLLKKSLVEKTKFGIGGETREKIDESVMDLPEWQATKVIRDLKDKAYRQLGSSGTGNHFVEWGIVEVYEQDDRLNLPPGEYLALLSHSGSRGFGGNIANYYSKLAMQKTKLPKQAAHLAWLDLTTEEGQAYWIGMNLAGEYASANHHEIHKKLAKALGEKPLAMIENHHNFAWKEQLTDGREVIVHRKGATPAGPDVLGIIPGSMTQPGFVVRGRGNADSLNSASHGAGRLMSRTQAFNTLTRSQWNKALLEADIQLIGGDLDEAPMVYKNIETVINAQRDLVSVLAKFTPKIVRMADANRKEGRED; from the coding sequence ATGGAAACACCAATTCTAATCGAGGATATTCTGATGCTGGGGCCTATCCCCGATCATTTACATACTACATTTCTGCGGGTAGCAAACGGACTGATTCAACGGGCCAACTATCCTAAAGAAAAAGTAATGGGTTTGCTGGCACAGATGCTCCAGAACCCTAAAAAGTTTGCGTTCTCCAGAAACAAAGTCACTAATCTGGCTCAGTCAATCTATGACTTGAACAAACAGGGTATCTCAGTCCCACTTAGCGAAGCTGGAAAGGTTTATTTGCCAACTGAACCCGTTTCTTATGTCCTGGATGCCAACGAAAAACAGTCGGAGAAGGTATTTGATTTGCGCAGTGGACCGCTGCCATATGCCGTTTTTGGCCGCGACCAGATTGAAGAGGGTGCATTAATGCAAATGGAAACAGCCGCAAGTTTACCGGTTTCGGTGGCGGGTGCACTCATGCCCGATGCCCACCAGGGCTATGGTTTGCCCATTGGGGGGGTGTTAGCAACGGAGGCTAACACCGTTATTCCCTTTGCCGTTGGGGTCGATATTGCCTGCCGAATGTGCCTCTCTGTATTTGATTTGCCCCCTGCGTTTTTGAATCGCGAACCGCATTTGCTAAAAAAATCACTGGTAGAAAAAACCAAGTTTGGAATTGGTGGCGAAACCCGCGAGAAGATCGATGAAAGCGTGATGGATTTGCCCGAATGGCAGGCCACGAAAGTAATTCGCGATTTGAAAGACAAAGCCTATCGCCAGCTGGGAAGCTCGGGTACGGGTAATCACTTTGTCGAGTGGGGTATTGTTGAAGTATATGAACAGGATGATCGGTTGAACTTGCCTCCGGGCGAGTATCTGGCGTTGCTATCGCATTCCGGATCGCGCGGCTTTGGCGGAAACATAGCGAATTACTATTCAAAACTGGCGATGCAGAAAACCAAACTACCTAAACAGGCCGCTCATCTGGCCTGGCTGGACCTAACTACCGAGGAAGGGCAGGCATACTGGATTGGTATGAATCTGGCAGGCGAATATGCCTCGGCCAACCATCATGAAATTCATAAAAAACTGGCCAAAGCGCTGGGTGAAAAGCCCTTAGCCATGATTGAGAATCACCACAACTTCGCCTGGAAAGAGCAACTGACCGATGGACGTGAGGTGATTGTTCACAGGAAAGGAGCAACTCCTGCGGGGCCTGATGTACTGGGAATTATTCCTGGATCAATGACGCAGCCGGGTTTTGTCGTTCGGGGGCGAGGCAATGCAGACTCACTGAACTCGGCATCGCATGGGGCCGGGCGGCTGATGTCGCGCACTCAGGCGTTCAATACGTTGACGCGCTCACAATGGAATAAAGCATTGCTGGAAGCTGATATTCAACTCATTGGAGGTGATCTGGATGAGGCACCGATGGTGTATAAAAACATCGAAACGGTCATCAACGCTCAACGTGATCTGGTATCGGTATTGGCGAAGTTTACGCCCAAAATCGTTCGGATGGCCGACGCCAATCGGAAAGAAGGGCGGGAGGATTAA
- a CDS encoding alpha/beta hydrolase, protein MIFLRLLWQIPIALLLLTIVLVFANEYAIAHSSRREKNIAYVAADQPCFDAERHVLDVYTPKEPSAKLRPVVVFIHGGSWDSGSKNLYSFIGRRLAKQGIVAVLVNYRLAPGVQVPDMVDDCAQAVIWTTKHSAEYGGDPNRIFLMGHSAGGGIAGLLATDNQYLANRGLVQSPIKGTILDDPAGLDMYDYLQKMEYPNDEQYLIPFGKKQEVWRAMSALYHVDSGCQPMLIYVGERTYPSIVRSTRKFNQRLQEVGIKHEISTMPGKKHIGMITQLFWQNNVIYRDLRRMVTGSLQ, encoded by the coding sequence ATGATTTTTCTTCGATTGCTCTGGCAGATTCCTATTGCGCTTCTCCTGCTGACTATTGTTCTTGTTTTTGCTAACGAATATGCAATTGCTCATTCCAGTCGTCGTGAAAAAAATATTGCCTATGTCGCTGCCGATCAACCCTGCTTTGATGCCGAGCGGCATGTTCTCGATGTATATACGCCCAAAGAACCGTCGGCAAAACTCCGGCCAGTTGTCGTGTTTATTCACGGAGGAAGCTGGGATAGCGGCAGCAAAAACCTATACAGTTTCATCGGTCGAAGGCTGGCCAAACAGGGCATTGTTGCTGTGCTGGTAAACTACCGCCTGGCACCCGGTGTGCAGGTGCCGGATATGGTCGATGACTGTGCTCAGGCGGTTATCTGGACTACGAAACATAGTGCAGAATATGGTGGAGATCCGAATCGGATCTTTCTGATGGGGCATTCGGCAGGAGGGGGGATCGCTGGTCTTTTGGCTACCGACAACCAGTATTTAGCGAATCGAGGGTTAGTCCAGAGTCCCATAAAAGGTACAATTCTCGATGATCCGGCCGGACTGGATATGTATGATTACCTGCAAAAGATGGAGTACCCGAATGATGAACAATACCTGATTCCGTTCGGGAAGAAGCAGGAAGTCTGGCGAGCAATGTCGGCCCTTTATCACGTTGATTCCGGTTGCCAACCCATGTTGATCTATGTCGGTGAACGCACCTACCCGAGCATTGTCAGAAGCACTCGAAAATTCAACCAACGGCTTCAGGAAGTTGGCATCAAGCATGAAATTAGCACCATGCCCGGCAAAAAGCATATTGGTATGATAACCCAGTTGTTCTGGCAAAACAACGTTATTTATAGGGATCTGAGGAGGATGGTAACAGGCAGTCTCCAGTAG
- a CDS encoding YihY/virulence factor BrkB family protein, which yields MDTKTDKRFFANLWAILKDSFNGFLDDRCLKLSAALAYYTVFSLAPLLVLIISLISLFLGEEAIQGQIFGQINGLVGNEAAKQIQDMIKNVELSGKTNTALVIGILTLLLGATSIFVEIQDSVNLIWRVKAKPKRGWLKIIKDRLLSSSLVVSLGFLLLVSLVINGLVLALSDFLTRYIPGIGVFIISAFNLLISTGVVAVLFGVIFKILPDAKIAWKDVRWGAFFTALLFMLGRYLIGLYIETTSTSSTYGAAGSLIVILTWIYYTAAILYFGAEFTQAYANRLGIKIEPADYAVYVEQTERERDVKTIPTEQKVAESH from the coding sequence ATGGATACGAAGACAGATAAACGCTTTTTCGCCAATTTGTGGGCCATTTTAAAGGACTCATTCAATGGTTTCCTTGATGATCGCTGCCTGAAATTAAGTGCAGCCCTTGCCTATTACACCGTGTTTTCGCTGGCTCCGTTACTTGTCTTAATTATATCACTGATCAGTCTTTTTCTGGGCGAAGAGGCTATCCAGGGGCAAATTTTTGGCCAGATCAATGGTTTGGTCGGCAACGAAGCAGCCAAGCAGATTCAGGACATGATCAAAAATGTGGAGTTATCAGGTAAAACCAATACGGCCCTGGTTATCGGCATATTAACCCTATTGCTGGGTGCAACCAGTATTTTTGTCGAGATTCAGGATTCGGTCAATCTGATCTGGCGGGTTAAAGCAAAACCCAAACGTGGCTGGTTAAAAATAATAAAAGACAGGCTGCTTTCATCGTCGTTGGTCGTTAGTCTGGGCTTTCTTTTGTTGGTATCACTGGTTATCAATGGACTCGTTCTTGCCCTGAGTGACTTTTTAACCCGCTATATTCCAGGCATTGGCGTTTTCATAATCAGTGCGTTTAATTTGCTGATCAGCACTGGTGTTGTCGCCGTTCTCTTCGGAGTCATTTTCAAGATACTACCCGATGCCAAAATTGCCTGGAAAGATGTGCGATGGGGTGCGTTTTTTACCGCCCTGCTTTTTATGCTGGGACGATACCTGATCGGCCTGTATATCGAAACGACCAGTACCAGTTCAACGTACGGGGCCGCCGGGTCGCTGATCGTTATTCTGACCTGGATTTATTACACGGCCGCCATTCTCTATTTTGGCGCTGAGTTTACCCAGGCCTACGCGAACCGCTTGGGCATAAAAATTGAACCCGCCGACTATGCCGTTTACGTTGAACAAACCGAGCGGGAGCGCGATGTAAAAACAATTCCTACTGAACAGAAAGTGGCCGAAAGCCATTGA
- a CDS encoding cysteine hydrolase family protein, whose amino-acid sequence MVTKNKDMNGNAPDSSPVALLIIDMINDLEFPGGETVLKPAVAAAKKIATLKKRAKELKIPVIYTNDNFGRWRSNFTEIVDHCLNDGVRGQRLVELLQPDHDDYIVLKPKHSVFYATTLDALLTYLQVEQLIITGINADVCVQFSANDAYMRDFDLHVPADCIASDSDIHTQTAIDYMERVLHADTTPSEKLNLDCLLERSPTLPL is encoded by the coding sequence ATGGTCACAAAAAACAAAGACATGAATGGCAATGCACCGGATTCATCCCCGGTTGCACTTCTGATCATTGACATGATTAATGATCTGGAGTTTCCGGGGGGTGAAACGGTACTAAAACCAGCCGTTGCTGCTGCCAAAAAGATCGCAACACTGAAAAAACGGGCAAAAGAGCTGAAGATTCCAGTCATCTATACAAATGACAACTTTGGCCGATGGCGCTCCAATTTCACCGAAATTGTAGACCACTGCCTCAATGATGGTGTTCGGGGGCAGCGCCTGGTTGAATTGCTTCAGCCCGACCACGATGACTATATCGTACTTAAGCCCAAGCATTCGGTTTTTTATGCTACAACACTCGATGCGCTGCTCACTTATCTGCAAGTAGAGCAGTTGATTATAACGGGCATTAATGCGGATGTATGCGTTCAGTTTTCGGCCAATGATGCCTATATGCGTGACTTTGATCTACACGTTCCGGCAGACTGTATCGCCAGTGATTCGGACATACATACGCAAACGGCTATCGATTACATGGAACGAGTTCTACACGCCGATACCACTCCTTCAGAAAAGTTAAACCTCGACTGTTTGCTGGAGCGTTCACCAACTCTACCATTGTAA
- the kaiC gene encoding circadian clock protein KaiC encodes MSLKSANNPKRNLKSLPKCPTGITGLDEITEGGIPEGRPTLICGSAGSGKTLFSIEFIVRGAMEYNEPGVFMAFEEKADELAINVASLGFDLDQLQKEKLIKLDHVRIERSEIEETGEYDLDGLFIRLGYAIDSIGAKRVVLDTIENLFAGLTNQGILRAELRRLFEWLKAKKVTTIITGEKGDGTLTRHGLEEYVSDCVILLDHRISNQISTRLLRIVKYRGSMHGTNEYPFLINEKGISVLPVTSLTLDHPVSSERISTGIQALDKMLEGHGFYRGSSILVSGTAGTGKTSIAATFANEACRRNERCIYFAFEESPQQIVRNMRSIGLKLQQYIDSGLLKFQASRPTLNGLEMHLVAIHKQIKEFKPSVVILDPITNLIAVGSVSDVKSMLIRLIDFLQSEQITVMFTALSLNNVINEQTDEGVSSLVDAWLLVKDIEHNGERNRGLYVMKSRGMKHSNQVREFVITDKGLDLVSVYLGPEGVLTGSAREASQLQEETGIVLRENAVNRKDREIERKRLVLESKIAGLKEEFESVQDELNKTYIEEELRKEVLEKNREQMTRNRHNE; translated from the coding sequence ATGAGCTTAAAATCAGCGAATAACCCCAAAAGAAACTTAAAGTCGTTACCAAAGTGCCCCACTGGAATTACCGGTCTGGATGAAATAACCGAAGGTGGAATACCTGAAGGCAGACCAACACTTATTTGCGGAAGCGCTGGCAGTGGTAAGACGTTGTTCTCCATTGAATTTATCGTTCGTGGTGCAATGGAGTATAATGAGCCTGGTGTTTTTATGGCTTTTGAAGAAAAAGCGGATGAACTTGCCATAAACGTAGCTTCATTAGGCTTTGATCTCGATCAACTTCAGAAAGAAAAACTTATTAAGCTCGATCATGTACGCATCGAGCGAAGTGAAATAGAAGAAACCGGCGAGTATGATCTGGATGGCCTTTTTATCCGATTAGGCTATGCTATTGATAGCATCGGTGCTAAACGCGTAGTACTGGATACCATCGAAAATCTGTTTGCTGGCCTCACCAATCAAGGAATTCTGCGGGCCGAATTAAGGCGGCTTTTCGAGTGGTTGAAGGCAAAAAAGGTAACGACGATAATCACCGGCGAAAAAGGAGATGGAACGTTGACCCGACATGGACTGGAAGAGTATGTATCTGACTGCGTAATTTTGCTTGACCATCGGATCAGTAACCAGATTTCAACCCGACTGCTACGCATCGTCAAATACCGAGGGTCGATGCATGGAACGAACGAATACCCATTTTTGATCAACGAGAAGGGTATTTCGGTGTTACCTGTTACTTCCTTAACCTTAGATCATCCCGTTTCATCGGAACGGATCTCAACGGGTATTCAGGCACTGGATAAAATGCTGGAAGGGCATGGTTTTTACCGGGGTAGCAGCATTCTGGTTTCGGGCACTGCCGGTACTGGTAAAACCAGTATTGCTGCTACGTTTGCCAACGAAGCCTGCCGTAGAAATGAACGCTGTATCTATTTTGCCTTTGAAGAATCACCTCAACAAATCGTACGGAATATGCGGTCGATTGGCCTTAAGCTTCAGCAGTATATCGACAGTGGTCTATTGAAGTTTCAGGCTTCCCGACCCACGCTTAATGGTCTGGAAATGCACCTGGTAGCCATTCATAAACAGATAAAAGAGTTTAAGCCATCCGTCGTAATTCTGGACCCCATAACCAATCTGATTGCTGTTGGCTCAGTTAGTGATGTAAAATCAATGTTAATCCGGTTAATCGATTTTTTACAGTCTGAGCAAATTACTGTTATGTTTACGGCACTCTCGCTGAATAATGTCATAAACGAACAAACAGACGAAGGCGTATCTTCACTGGTTGATGCCTGGTTACTCGTTAAGGATATTGAACATAATGGGGAGCGAAACCGGGGATTATATGTCATGAAATCGCGCGGCATGAAGCATTCCAATCAGGTTCGGGAGTTTGTCATTACCGATAAAGGGCTTGATCTGGTTAGTGTTTATTTAGGACCGGAAGGCGTACTGACTGGTTCTGCGCGCGAAGCCTCGCAATTACAGGAAGAAACAGGTATTGTCCTGAGAGAAAATGCCGTCAATAGGAAAGACCGGGAAATTGAACGAAAACGCCTGGTACTTGAGTCGAAAATAGCTGGCCTGAAGGAAGAGTTTGAATCCGTACAGGACGAGCTAAATAAGACCTATATTGAGGAAGAACTACGGAAGGAGGTTCTGGAAAAGAATCGGGAACAGATGACCCGTAATCGACACAATGAGTGA
- a CDS encoding circadian clock KaiB family protein, translating into MKTKEEIWELRLYVAGNTVKSQTALANLKKYCEEHLKGKYIIEVIDLLVKPQLAEGDQILAVPTLVKKVPEPIRKIIGDLSNEEKVLVGLNIRPAII; encoded by the coding sequence ATGAAAACAAAAGAAGAAATTTGGGAGTTGCGACTCTATGTTGCTGGAAATACAGTTAAATCCCAGACTGCTCTGGCCAACCTGAAAAAGTATTGCGAAGAGCATTTAAAGGGTAAATACATTATTGAGGTTATCGATTTACTGGTGAAACCTCAATTGGCAGAGGGAGACCAGATTTTAGCTGTGCCCACCTTAGTGAAAAAAGTACCTGAGCCGATTCGCAAGATTATTGGCGATTTATCGAACGAAGAAAAAGTGTTAGTTGGATTGAACATTCGCCCAGCAATAATATAG
- a CDS encoding circadian clock KaiB family protein, whose amino-acid sequence MIESSPLNDKDTDPDGEGQLYVLHLFVTGASLYSTRAIKNIRHICDQYLSGNYSLEIIDVHQQREVAEEEQLIALPLLIKRFPLPERRLIGDLSDTRKVLNGLGLAT is encoded by the coding sequence ATGATTGAGTCATCACCGCTAAACGATAAGGATACTGATCCGGATGGCGAAGGCCAGTTATATGTCTTACATTTATTTGTAACTGGAGCATCCCTATATTCAACACGGGCGATTAAGAATATAAGGCACATCTGCGATCAATACTTATCGGGTAACTACTCGCTGGAAATAATTGATGTACATCAACAACGGGAAGTGGCCGAAGAGGAACAGCTGATTGCGCTCCCCTTATTAATCAAACGCTTTCCCTTACCTGAGCGACGATTGATCGGTGACTTGTCAGATACCAGGAAGGTACTTAACGGACTAGGACTTGCTACTTAA
- a CDS encoding sensor histidine kinase — protein sequence MNGAKTYEQLVVENESLRWQLEEATETLQAIRTGQIDALVVQGDDGHELYTLKTADYTYRIFIETMNEGAVTLNKEGLILYCNSTFASMVDLPLSKVIGLSFDRFAATTSKADFDALFNEGWADIRKIEFALSSSTGKLVPCLLSVTALELDGGICLSMILTDLTVQKQTQQLLEVNNQQLAKTNNDLEVSNQALNRSNDNLQQFAYIASHDLQEPLRKIQSFGDLLKMQYSEHLGEGVEYIERMQSAASRMSTLIKDLLTFSRISTRQDSTLHVPLTQVIDAVLNDLDMAIEETGAVVELDSLPTILGDPSQLRQLFSNLISNALKFRKPDVPAYIRVKSAIVAEDNLPHSVNPTHQASSYHRVDVIDNGIGFKEQYLDRIFQVFQRLHGKDQYPGTGIGLAICEKVATNHGGAITASSEPGQGATFSVYFPA from the coding sequence ATGAACGGGGCTAAAACATACGAGCAACTGGTAGTCGAAAATGAAAGTCTACGATGGCAACTTGAAGAAGCAACCGAAACACTACAGGCGATTCGTACCGGCCAGATCGATGCCCTGGTCGTTCAGGGCGATGATGGTCATGAGCTTTACACGCTGAAAACGGCCGATTATACGTACCGGATTTTTATTGAAACCATGAATGAGGGGGCAGTAACGCTGAATAAGGAAGGCCTTATTCTCTACTGCAATTCAACATTTGCCTCAATGGTTGACTTGCCTTTATCGAAAGTTATTGGTTTATCCTTCGATCGGTTTGCGGCTACCACCAGTAAAGCGGATTTTGATGCCCTGTTTAATGAAGGCTGGGCCGATATTCGGAAAATTGAATTTGCGCTTAGCAGCAGTACTGGTAAATTAGTACCCTGTCTGCTTTCCGTAACTGCTCTGGAGCTCGATGGAGGTATATGTTTAAGCATGATTCTGACGGATCTGACCGTACAGAAGCAAACGCAACAGCTGCTGGAAGTAAATAACCAGCAGCTGGCCAAAACAAATAATGATCTGGAAGTCAGTAATCAGGCGTTGAATCGTTCAAATGACAATTTGCAACAGTTTGCCTACATTGCCAGTCACGATTTACAGGAACCGCTGCGAAAAATTCAGTCGTTTGGCGATTTACTGAAAATGCAGTACAGCGAGCATTTGGGCGAGGGCGTTGAGTATATAGAGCGAATGCAATCCGCAGCGAGCCGTATGTCGACGCTGATCAAAGATCTACTCACCTTCTCGCGAATTTCTACCCGACAGGATAGTACCCTTCATGTGCCGTTGACTCAGGTTATTGACGCTGTTCTGAACGATCTGGACATGGCTATCGAAGAGACCGGTGCAGTCGTTGAACTCGACAGCTTGCCGACCATATTGGGTGACCCGTCGCAACTAAGACAACTCTTTTCGAATTTGATCAGTAATGCGCTTAAATTCCGAAAACCAGACGTTCCAGCATATATCAGGGTGAAATCAGCGATTGTTGCTGAAGATAACTTGCCTCACTCAGTTAACCCTACCCACCAGGCGTCTTCTTATCATCGAGTCGATGTAATCGATAATGGAATTGGTTTCAAGGAACAGTATCTGGATCGTATTTTTCAGGTATTCCAGCGGTTGCATGGAAAAGATCAGTATCCAGGAACCGGGATTGGTCTCGCCATTTGCGAGAAAGTAGCGACCAATCATGGCGGGGCTATAACAGCCAGCAGCGAGCCTGGTCAGGGAGCAACATTCAGCGTGTACTTTCCTGCCTAA
- a CDS encoding acyl carrier protein, protein MTLALINSRLQDILVNMGVNLTALTDQANFIRDLGLDSLDVTDLLIQVENSFSIRIPDEDWWKLQTVGQLKNYLSHEVTFD, encoded by the coding sequence ATGACACTTGCACTGATAAACAGTCGTTTGCAGGACATACTCGTTAATATGGGTGTCAATTTAACGGCGCTCACCGATCAGGCTAACTTCATCCGGGATCTGGGCCTTGATTCACTTGACGTTACCGACCTGCTTATTCAGGTTGAAAATAGCTTTAGTATTCGCATTCCAGATGAGGATTGGTGGAAACTGCAAACGGTTGGTCAATTAAAAAACTACCTTAGTCATGAGGTGACATTTGACTAA